In one window of Janthinobacterium sp. 1_2014MBL_MicDiv DNA:
- the purL gene encoding phosphoribosylformylglycinamidine synthase produces the protein MLILPGSNALSVFRSHRLLSQLQAVSPAIVAVQARYVHFIDASAPLTNDDSTRLGALLTYGEPAHADNTEGAAEEFFVIPRFGTISPWASKATDIAHNCGMAHIKRVERGIAFRINLKSGILGSAIGAGKLTDEQVQAVADLLHDRMTESVLRSADDAKDLFRTLEARPLESIDLLGQGKAALETANTELGLAMSEDEIDYLDAAFTKAGRNPTDVELMMFAQANSEHCRHKIFNADWTIDGVAQPKSLFGMIKNTHELQPKGTVVAYSDNSSIMEGATVSRFYPRGASHEYAASTELTHTLMKVETHNHPTAISPFPGASTGAGGEIRDEGATGRGAKPKAGLTGFTVSNLSLPDAVRSWETAASVTAPLAARSDAEQYGKPERIASPLQIMIEGPLGGAAFSNEFGRPVLGGYFRTYEQNVGAKEAGAPDAVFGYHKPIMIAGGIGNISAQHTHKNDIPVGSLLVQLGGPGMRIGMGGSAASSMTTGSNTADLDFDSVQRGNPEMERRAQEVINACWQMGADNPIISIHDVGAGGLSNAFPEITNDAKRGAIFDLRKIPLEESGMAPKEIWSNESQERYVLAIAPESLPLFKAMCERERCLFAAVGVATEERQLKLIDPELGNEPVDMPMDVLLGKPPKMQRDVVHVANDFPAIDLTGMDLVDVAQKVLLLPTVADKSFLITIGDRSVGGMTVRDQMVGPWQVPVADCAVTTMSFEGYLGEAMAMGERTPLAVIDAAASGRMAVGEAVTNIAAAAIGDISDIKLSANWMAACGQPGQDAALYDTVKAVGMDLCPALGISIPVGKDSLSMRTTWKDESTGAAKSVTSPVSLIVSSFAPVTDVRKSLTPQLKTDQGDTSLILIDLGRGKNRLGASALAQVLQQLGNETPDVDSAEDLKGFFAAIQKLNSDDKLLAYHDRSDGGLYATLTEMAFAGHTGMSVNLDMLTMEGEHSSDWGDAKNWAGQVAERRNELTLRALFSEELGAVIQVRAEEKSLVMDVLRTFNLGACSHIIGKLNDRDVIEFTRDAKLIYTQPRADLHRLWSETSWRIARLRDNPACADAEYDRLLDAQDPGMSPIVTFDQNENIAAPFIATGVRPRVAILREQGVNSHIETAYVMHQAGFTAVDVHMSDLIAGRVKLDDFQGVIAVGGFSYGDVLGAGEGWAKTILFNASLAEQFARFFNRTDSFGLGICNGCQMMSNLKSIIPGAHAWPKFTRNKSEKFEGRFAMVEVMDSPSIFFNGMAGTQAGIAIAHGEGYADFSQTGDITQVTKAMRFVDNKGAATEAYPYNPNGSPEGITSVTTPDGRFTVLMPHAERVFRSVQQSYHPEAWGEDSPWMRMFRNARKFVG, from the coding sequence ATGTTGATACTGCCGGGTTCCAATGCCCTGTCCGTTTTCCGTAGCCACCGTCTGTTAAGCCAACTGCAAGCCGTTTCGCCTGCGATTGTTGCCGTGCAAGCACGCTATGTCCATTTCATCGATGCCAGCGCGCCTCTCACCAACGACGACAGCACGCGCCTGGGCGCCTTGCTGACGTACGGCGAGCCGGCCCACGCTGACAATACGGAAGGCGCTGCCGAAGAATTCTTCGTCATCCCCCGTTTCGGCACGATTTCGCCGTGGGCTTCGAAAGCCACCGACATCGCGCACAACTGCGGCATGGCGCACATCAAGCGCGTCGAACGCGGCATCGCCTTCCGCATCAACCTGAAATCGGGCATCCTGGGCAGCGCCATCGGCGCCGGCAAATTGACGGACGAGCAGGTACAGGCCGTGGCCGACCTGCTGCACGACCGCATGACGGAATCCGTGCTGCGCAGCGCGGACGACGCCAAGGACCTGTTCCGCACCCTGGAAGCGCGCCCGCTCGAATCGATCGACTTGCTGGGGCAGGGCAAGGCCGCGCTGGAAACGGCGAACACGGAGCTGGGCCTGGCGATGTCGGAAGACGAAATCGACTACCTGGATGCCGCCTTCACCAAGGCTGGCCGCAACCCGACGGACGTGGAACTGATGATGTTCGCGCAGGCGAACAGCGAGCATTGCCGCCACAAGATCTTCAACGCCGACTGGACCATCGACGGCGTGGCGCAGCCCAAGTCGCTGTTCGGCATGATCAAGAACACGCACGAACTGCAGCCGAAGGGCACCGTCGTCGCCTACAGCGACAATTCCTCGATCATGGAAGGCGCCACGGTGTCGCGCTTCTACCCGCGCGGCGCCAGCCACGAATACGCGGCATCGACGGAATTGACGCACACCCTGATGAAGGTGGAAACGCATAACCACCCGACGGCCATCTCTCCATTCCCCGGCGCTTCCACAGGCGCGGGCGGCGAGATCCGCGACGAAGGCGCGACGGGCCGCGGCGCCAAGCCGAAAGCCGGCTTGACGGGTTTCACGGTATCGAATTTGTCGCTGCCGGACGCCGTGCGCAGCTGGGAAACGGCCGCCTCCGTGACGGCGCCCCTGGCCGCGCGTAGCGACGCGGAGCAATACGGCAAGCCGGAACGCATCGCGTCGCCGCTGCAAATCATGATCGAAGGTCCGCTGGGCGGCGCCGCGTTCTCGAACGAATTCGGCCGCCCGGTCCTCGGCGGCTACTTCCGCACGTATGAACAGAACGTCGGCGCGAAAGAAGCGGGCGCCCCTGACGCCGTGTTCGGCTACCACAAGCCGATCATGATCGCCGGCGGCATCGGCAATATCTCGGCGCAGCACACGCACAAGAACGACATCCCCGTCGGCAGCCTGCTGGTGCAGCTCGGTGGCCCGGGCATGCGCATCGGCATGGGCGGCAGCGCCGCTTCGTCGATGACCACCGGCAGCAACACGGCCGACCTGGACTTCGATTCCGTCCAGCGCGGCAATCCGGAAATGGAACGCCGCGCCCAGGAAGTCATCAACGCCTGCTGGCAAATGGGCGCCGACAACCCGATCATCTCCATCCACGACGTGGGGGCGGGCGGCCTGTCGAACGCTTTCCCGGAAATCACCAACGACGCCAAGCGCGGCGCGATTTTCGACCTGCGCAAGATCCCGCTGGAAGAATCGGGCATGGCGCCGAAGGAAATCTGGAGCAATGAATCGCAGGAACGCTACGTTCTGGCCATCGCGCCGGAAAGCCTGCCCCTGTTCAAAGCCATGTGCGAACGCGAACGCTGTTTGTTCGCCGCCGTGGGCGTGGCCACCGAAGAGCGTCAATTGAAACTGATCGACCCGGAACTGGGCAACGAGCCGGTCGACATGCCGATGGACGTCTTGCTGGGCAAGCCGCCGAAGATGCAGCGCGACGTGGTCCACGTGGCCAACGATTTCCCCGCCATTGATCTCACCGGCATGGACCTGGTGGATGTGGCGCAAAAAGTGCTGCTGCTGCCGACCGTGGCCGACAAATCCTTCCTGATCACCATCGGCGACCGCAGCGTGGGCGGCATGACCGTGCGCGACCAGATGGTGGGACCGTGGCAAGTGCCGGTGGCCGATTGCGCCGTCACCACCATGAGCTTCGAGGGTTATCTGGGCGAAGCGATGGCCATGGGCGAACGCACGCCGCTGGCCGTCATCGACGCCGCCGCCTCGGGCCGCATGGCCGTGGGCGAAGCTGTCACCAACATCGCCGCCGCGGCCATTGGCGACATCTCCGACATCAAATTGTCCGCCAACTGGATGGCCGCCTGCGGCCAGCCAGGCCAGGATGCGGCCCTGTACGACACGGTGAAAGCCGTCGGCATGGACCTGTGCCCGGCGCTGGGCATCAGCATCCCCGTCGGCAAGGATTCGCTGTCGATGCGCACGACGTGGAAAGACGAGAGCACGGGCGCGGCGAAATCCGTCACGTCGCCCGTATCCCTGATCGTTTCCTCGTTCGCGCCGGTGACGGACGTGCGCAAGTCGCTGACGCCGCAGCTGAAGACGGACCAGGGCGACACGTCCTTGATCCTGATCGACCTGGGCCGCGGCAAGAACCGCCTGGGCGCATCGGCGCTGGCGCAAGTGTTGCAGCAGCTGGGTAATGAAACGCCGGACGTCGACAGCGCGGAAGACTTGAAAGGCTTCTTCGCCGCCATTCAAAAGCTCAACAGTGACGACAAGCTGCTGGCCTACCATGACCGTTCGGACGGCGGCCTGTACGCCACCCTGACGGAAATGGCCTTTGCCGGCCACACGGGCATGTCCGTCAACCTGGACATGCTGACCATGGAAGGCGAGCATTCGAGCGACTGGGGCGACGCCAAGAACTGGGCCGGCCAGGTGGCGGAACGCCGCAATGAACTGACCCTGCGCGCCCTGTTCAGCGAAGAGCTGGGCGCCGTGATCCAGGTGCGCGCGGAAGAAAAGTCGCTCGTCATGGACGTGCTGCGCACCTTCAACCTGGGCGCCTGCAGCCATATCATCGGCAAATTGAACGACCGCGACGTGATCGAATTCACGCGCGACGCCAAGCTGATTTACACCCAGCCGCGCGCGGACCTGCACCGCCTGTGGAGCGAAACGAGCTGGCGCATCGCCCGCCTGCGCGACAACCCGGCCTGCGCGGACGCCGAATACGACCGCCTGCTGGACGCGCAAGACCCGGGCATGTCGCCGATCGTCACCTTCGACCAGAACGAGAACATCGCCGCGCCATTCATCGCCACCGGCGTGCGTCCGCGCGTCGCCATCCTGCGCGAGCAGGGCGTCAACTCGCACATCGAGACGGCCTACGTGATGCACCAGGCCGGCTTCACGGCCGTCGACGTGCACATGAGCGACCTGATTGCCGGCCGCGTCAAGCTGGACGACTTCCAGGGCGTCATCGCCGTGGGCGGCTTCTCGTACGGCGACGTGCTGGGCGCGGGCGAAGGCTGGGCGAAGACCATCCTGTTCAACGCCAGCCTGGCGGAACAGTTCGCGCGCTTCTTCAACCGCACGGACAGTTTTGGCCTCGGCATCTGCAACGGCTGCCAGATGATGAGCAATTTGAAATCCATCATCCCCGGCGCCCACGCCTGGCCCAAGTTCACGCGCAACAAGTCGGAGAAATTCGAAGGCCGCTTTGCCATGGTCGAAGTGATGGATTCCCCATCGATCTTCTTCAACGGTATGGCCGGCACCCAGGCCGGCATCGCCATCGCCCACGGCGAAGGCTACGCCGACTTCTCGCAAACGGGCGACATCACCCAAGTCACGAAAGCCATGCGCTTCGTCGACAACAAGGGCGCCGCCACCGAAGCGTATCCGTACAACCCGAACGGCTCGCCGGAAGGCATCACTTCCGTGACCACGCCGGACGGCCGCTTCACGGTGCTGATGCCGCACGCGGAGCGCGTGTTCCGCTCGGTGCAGCAGTCCTACCATCCTGAAGCGTGGGGCGAGGATTCGCCATGGATGCGCATGTTCAGGAATGCGCGGAAGTTTGTGGGGTAA
- a CDS encoding GGDEF domain-containing protein, with protein MSTLRRVAVPLAFGGNSEQQHTYFAELHRVGMVTQVLGIIAYSLTWLLMPAPFQPNLTHAVLALLGMLASLVVRYRCTTLPVLTITGACAVLALTFGLRTMAGAVQHASFWVLPVGVFMTLAIASIFNGGLSYLAVVAGVWWNVGHGLYPVNAGLPDESWAPLMITVSVLFGLALNVSFSLLRLRNYHAKQELMRLAFQDSLTGINNRRMFTQRAQQMHGAPHGGMLHFLMIDIDNFKVINDQQGHDAGDEVLMRTAAIIADKAQGHLCGRLGGEEFGIVYAGDRDAVCAFAGSLVEAVSQGFLTVQFVSISVGVAELDRSKELGHSYRLADEALYLAKRQGKNRYVIV; from the coding sequence ATGAGTACCCTGCGGCGCGTTGCCGTCCCCCTCGCGTTCGGCGGCAACAGCGAGCAGCAGCACACGTATTTCGCGGAACTGCACCGCGTCGGCATGGTCACGCAAGTGCTGGGCATCATCGCCTACAGCCTGACCTGGCTGCTGATGCCGGCGCCGTTCCAGCCGAACCTCACGCATGCCGTGCTGGCGCTGCTGGGCATGCTGGCCAGCCTGGTGGTGCGCTACCGCTGCACCACCTTGCCCGTGCTGACGATTACGGGCGCCTGCGCCGTGCTGGCGCTGACTTTCGGCCTGCGCACCATGGCCGGCGCCGTCCAGCACGCCAGCTTCTGGGTCTTGCCCGTGGGCGTCTTCATGACCCTGGCCATCGCCTCCATCTTCAATGGCGGCCTCAGCTACCTGGCCGTGGTGGCCGGCGTGTGGTGGAACGTGGGCCACGGCCTGTATCCCGTGAACGCGGGCTTGCCCGACGAATCGTGGGCGCCGCTGATGATCACCGTCAGCGTGCTGTTCGGGCTGGCGCTGAACGTCAGCTTCAGTTTATTGCGTCTGCGCAACTATCACGCCAAGCAGGAGCTGATGCGGCTGGCCTTCCAGGACAGCCTGACCGGCATCAACAACCGCCGCATGTTCACGCAGCGCGCGCAGCAGATGCATGGCGCGCCGCACGGCGGCATGCTGCATTTCCTGATGATCGATATCGACAATTTCAAGGTCATCAACGACCAGCAGGGCCATGATGCGGGCGACGAGGTGCTGATGCGCACGGCCGCCATCATCGCCGACAAGGCGCAAGGCCATCTGTGCGGGCGCCTGGGCGGCGAGGAGTTCGGCATCGTCTACGCAGGCGACCGCGACGCCGTATGCGCCTTTGCCGGCTCCCTGGTCGAGGCCGTCAGCCAGGGTTTCCTGACAGTCCAGTTCGTGTCTATCAGCGTGGGCGTGGCCGAACTGGACCGCAGCAAGGAGCTGGGTCACAGTTACCGGCTGGCCGACGAAGCGCTGTACCTGGCCAAGCGCCAGGGCAAGAACCGCTATGTGATCGTCTGA
- a CDS encoding GGDEF domain-containing protein → MYLNETRKQTLHHLLSGGGRAHAEKYFPELRRMAVISQSFALVSMLLVWAFIPHVNTLDMGALLYTLAGIVLAIGINVGARAIWVLKLGGAAGMCAIACGFRLLAEAAGQAEFWMQPVGVFMVLLAAPIFNGCALYLLVAAAVWLILSYGHFPLDPAMAHAAWANLLIAYSMLFGLVLNISFNLLRLRDFRAREALTRLAYQDGLTGLNNRRRFTELTQQLQQQRQPMYFLMVDIDNFKKINDTLGHDAGDVVLVKTAHIIADACGGHLCGRLGGEEFGIVYLGDRRAVCQFAASLVDAVYLAFNPAQAVSISVGIAELACDTELAHSYRVADASLYQAKHQGKNRYVIA, encoded by the coding sequence ATGTATTTGAACGAGACGCGCAAGCAAACCCTGCATCATCTGCTCTCCGGCGGTGGACGGGCCCACGCTGAAAAGTACTTCCCGGAGTTGCGCCGCATGGCCGTCATCAGCCAGTCTTTTGCCCTGGTCAGCATGTTGCTGGTGTGGGCCTTTATTCCGCATGTAAATACGCTTGACATGGGCGCGCTGCTCTATACGCTGGCCGGCATCGTGCTGGCCATCGGCATCAATGTGGGCGCGCGCGCCATCTGGGTGCTGAAACTGGGGGGCGCGGCGGGCATGTGCGCCATCGCCTGTGGCTTCCGCCTGCTGGCGGAGGCGGCGGGCCAGGCGGAATTCTGGATGCAGCCCGTGGGCGTGTTCATGGTGCTGCTGGCGGCGCCGATCTTCAACGGCTGCGCGCTGTATCTGCTCGTCGCCGCCGCCGTCTGGCTGATCCTGAGCTACGGTCATTTCCCGCTGGATCCTGCCATGGCGCATGCGGCCTGGGCGAACTTGCTGATCGCCTACAGCATGCTGTTCGGCCTGGTCCTGAACATCAGTTTCAATCTGTTGCGTCTGCGCGACTTTCGCGCGAGGGAGGCGCTCACCCGTCTGGCCTACCAGGATGGCTTGACGGGCTTGAATAACCGCCGCCGTTTTACCGAACTGACGCAGCAATTGCAGCAGCAGCGGCAACCCATGTACTTCCTGATGGTCGATATCGATAATTTCAAGAAAATCAACGATACCCTGGGCCATGACGCGGGCGACGTGGTGCTGGTCAAGACGGCGCACATCATCGCCGACGCCTGCGGCGGCCACCTGTGCGGGCGCCTGGGCGGCGAAGAGTTCGGCATCGTCTACCTGGGGGACCGGCGCGCCGTCTGCCAGTTCGCCGCCAGCCTGGTCGATGCCGTCTACCTGGCCTTCAATCCGGCGCAGGCCGTGTCGATCAGCGTAGGCATTGCCGAGCTGGCCTGTGACACGGAGCTGGCGCACAGCTACCGCGTGGCCGATGCGTCGCTGTACCAGGCCAAACACCAGGGCAAGAACCGGTATGTCATCGCCTGA
- a CDS encoding tetratricopeptide repeat-containing response regulator yields MPEYSDLSVLIVDPNPSMRGNLHNMLNQAAITKVEYAVNSGTAIRLLTKKPFDIILCEYDLGSGTDGQDGQQLLEDLRHHKLIGLWTIFIMLTSEAIHSKVISAAELTPSDYILKPFTVDVLSGRIERAIERRAIFLPVYQQIDKGDLREAVKTCRAAELQHPRLAADFARLRAELHITLGEWKEAEQIYADMLATRPMAWAHLGLARALFEQQRHEDAQDALLELVEVNPRYMAAYDLLAKNHEAMGQQLQAKKILEDAVAISPHMVRRLRHLGGIAFDTGDIGAAERAYKQVVTKAKYSEFRDPEDHVNLVKTLVKKGDAPQASGVLRDMERSLRGGANVEACRAISAAMLHELSGNDIAAASELQLAAAALDGARGLSTQLKVGLVQSCLKNNLEQAASDVMMKLVNEADSEVTMEAAVDVFEKAGRHDLAQGMGQQITNQVQELMQDAASKSESGELKGAVFVLRQALRKTPGNLPVLFASVDAILRQLNMLGWEAPLAEQAQHQMQVIRKIDPKHPKLESLKQQYAATQHKYGIAT; encoded by the coding sequence ATGCCAGAATATAGCGACTTATCTGTCCTGATCGTCGACCCGAACCCCAGCATGCGGGGCAATCTGCACAATATGCTGAACCAGGCCGCCATCACCAAGGTGGAATACGCCGTCAATTCCGGCACGGCCATCCGCCTGCTGACGAAGAAACCGTTCGACATCATCCTGTGCGAATACGATCTTGGTAGTGGCACGGACGGCCAGGACGGCCAGCAGTTGCTGGAAGACTTGCGTCACCATAAGCTGATCGGCCTGTGGACCATCTTCATCATGCTGACCTCCGAAGCCATCCACAGCAAGGTGATCAGCGCGGCCGAGCTGACGCCGTCCGATTACATATTAAAGCCGTTTACCGTCGACGTATTGAGCGGACGCATCGAGCGCGCCATCGAACGGCGCGCCATCTTCCTGCCCGTCTACCAGCAGATCGACAAGGGCGATTTGCGCGAAGCCGTGAAAACCTGCCGCGCGGCCGAACTGCAGCACCCGCGTCTGGCGGCCGATTTCGCCCGCCTGCGCGCCGAGCTGCACATCACCCTGGGTGAATGGAAGGAGGCGGAACAGATCTACGCCGACATGCTGGCCACCCGGCCCATGGCCTGGGCCCACCTGGGACTGGCGCGCGCGCTGTTCGAGCAGCAGCGCCACGAGGATGCGCAGGATGCGCTGCTGGAACTGGTGGAAGTCAATCCCCGCTACATGGCCGCCTACGACCTGCTGGCGAAGAACCACGAAGCCATGGGCCAGCAGCTGCAGGCGAAGAAAATCCTCGAAGACGCCGTGGCCATATCGCCGCACATGGTGCGCCGGCTGCGCCACCTGGGCGGCATTGCATTCGACACGGGCGACATCGGCGCGGCCGAGCGGGCCTACAAGCAGGTCGTCACCAAGGCGAAGTATTCGGAATTCCGCGACCCGGAAGACCACGTCAACCTGGTGAAAACGCTGGTGAAGAAAGGCGACGCACCGCAGGCGAGCGGCGTGCTGCGCGACATGGAGCGCTCGCTGCGCGGCGGCGCCAACGTGGAAGCGTGCCGCGCCATCTCGGCCGCCATGCTGCATGAACTGTCGGGCAACGACATCGCCGCCGCCAGCGAGCTGCAGCTGGCCGCCGCCGCCCTCGACGGCGCGCGCGGCCTGTCGACGCAGCTGAAGGTGGGCCTGGTGCAGAGCTGCCTGAAGAACAACCTGGAACAGGCCGCGTCCGACGTCATGATGAAACTCGTCAACGAAGCCGACAGCGAAGTGACGATGGAAGCAGCCGTGGACGTGTTTGAAAAAGCGGGACGCCATGACCTGGCGCAAGGCATGGGTCAGCAGATCACGAACCAGGTGCAGGAACTGATGCAGGACGCGGCCAGCAAGTCGGAAAGCGGGGAACTCAAGGGCGCCGTCTTCGTGCTGCGCCAGGCCCTGCGCAAGACGCCGGGCAACCTGCCCGTGCTGTTCGCCTCCGTCGACGCCATTTTGCGCCAGCTCAACATGCTGGGTTGGGAAGCGCCGCTGGCCGAACAGGCGCAGCACCAGATGCAGGTGATCCGCAAGATCGATCCCAAGCATCCGAAGCTGGAGTCGCTCAAGCAGCAATATGCGGCCACGCAGCATAAATACGGTATCGCTACCTGA
- a CDS encoding S41 family peptidase → MRHHLFLLQTLSALSIMCASSAFAGAPGISQNEKGAIIASLDSTLNANYAFPDIARKIRPVLQEHLKKGAYDSATTKAEFASKLTDDLIKVSGDLHFLVATDPEWIAEFKAKANPALKAKIRQEESSRLEETNFGFDEVSRLKGNIGYLRFSYFADPELAYDTAASVMRFLGNTDAVIIDLRYNNGGHLEMAQFLASYFFSSEKDQLLFDYYYNEDGKRIQRGQWVLPGLPGKRMVDKPVYILTGSTSFSSAEWFSYAMKKLGRATLIGERTAGGAHPVARKPLNDDFFVQVPIGQIQDPVDHGDFEGVGVQPDIPSPSIRALPLAHKLALENLAKTDDARRTEFAWLLPSLTAAIERPHIDAAMLTRAAGKYEGRQIILDNGILYYIWRDRFRVALEPIGPDLLAVEGVSDFRYRLNTLDGKVTALERVNKDGSIQRYQRLD, encoded by the coding sequence ATGCGCCATCACCTGTTTCTGCTTCAAACGCTGTCGGCACTGTCCATCATGTGCGCATCGAGCGCTTTTGCCGGGGCGCCGGGCATCTCACAGAACGAGAAAGGCGCAATCATCGCCTCCCTCGATAGCACCCTGAATGCAAACTACGCATTTCCGGACATCGCACGAAAAATTAGGCCGGTGCTTCAGGAACATCTGAAAAAGGGAGCTTATGACTCGGCGACCACGAAGGCGGAGTTTGCGAGCAAGCTGACCGACGATCTCATCAAAGTCAGCGGCGACCTGCATTTCCTGGTGGCGACTGACCCGGAATGGATCGCGGAATTCAAGGCAAAGGCCAACCCGGCGCTCAAGGCCAAGATACGACAAGAAGAATCGAGCAGGCTGGAGGAGACCAATTTCGGTTTCGACGAGGTCTCTCGCCTGAAGGGAAATATCGGTTATCTACGATTCAGCTATTTTGCCGATCCGGAACTCGCCTATGATACGGCGGCATCCGTCATGCGCTTCCTGGGCAATACGGATGCCGTTATCATCGATTTGCGCTATAACAATGGCGGACATCTGGAAATGGCGCAGTTTCTAGCGAGTTATTTCTTCTCCAGCGAGAAAGACCAGCTACTCTTCGACTACTATTACAACGAGGACGGCAAGCGTATCCAGCGCGGACAATGGGTACTGCCAGGCTTGCCAGGCAAGCGCATGGTGGACAAGCCCGTCTATATCCTCACCGGCTCCACGTCGTTTTCCTCCGCAGAATGGTTTTCCTATGCGATGAAGAAGCTTGGGCGAGCCACCCTGATCGGGGAGCGGACCGCCGGTGGCGCGCATCCGGTGGCACGCAAGCCGCTCAACGATGATTTTTTCGTGCAAGTGCCGATCGGCCAGATCCAGGATCCCGTTGACCATGGCGACTTCGAAGGCGTCGGCGTGCAACCCGATATCCCAAGCCCCTCCATTCGCGCGCTGCCTCTGGCACACAAGCTGGCGCTTGAAAATCTGGCGAAGACCGATGACGCCAGACGAACCGAATTTGCCTGGCTGCTCCCCAGCCTGACGGCAGCGATCGAGCGCCCGCACATCGATGCCGCGATGTTGACGAGAGCGGCCGGAAAATATGAAGGCCGCCAGATCATCCTGGACAATGGCATTCTTTACTATATCTGGCGCGATCGGTTTCGGGTCGCGCTTGAGCCGATAGGTCCCGACCTGCTCGCGGTAGAAGGCGTGTCGGATTTTCGATACCGCTTGAATACTTTGGATGGAAAAGTGACGGCGCTGGAACGCGTGAATAAGGACGGCAGCATCCAGAGGTACCAGCGCCTTGACTAA
- a CDS encoding MarR family winged helix-turn-helix transcriptional regulator produces the protein MTKETHSPAAIDDAVFLGRAVERLSVLIAEQSKLVFDTMGIVIPVRSCSLMTVLATLGAASASDLARELGHSHQLVMQKIPKLLRLGLIQYRNDDNDARRRLFMPTDEGLSQLAKFEQCTVLIREAYAGLFAEVGDVRQYVDRATDALNGKPLHKRIKSQA, from the coding sequence TTGACTAAGGAAACGCATTCCCCGGCCGCGATCGATGACGCCGTGTTTCTCGGCCGCGCTGTCGAACGGCTGAGCGTCCTCATCGCCGAACAATCCAAGCTTGTCTTCGATACGATGGGGATCGTCATCCCCGTTCGTTCATGTTCGCTGATGACTGTTCTTGCAACGCTAGGCGCGGCATCAGCGTCGGATCTGGCGCGCGAACTCGGACATTCGCACCAGTTGGTCATGCAAAAGATACCAAAGCTGCTCCGTCTGGGCCTCATACAGTATCGGAACGATGACAATGATGCGCGGCGGCGGCTATTTATGCCCACGGATGAAGGCTTGTCGCAGCTTGCGAAATTCGAGCAGTGCACGGTGCTGATTCGGGAAGCCTATGCCGGCTTGTTTGCCGAGGTGGGGGACGTCAGGCAATACGTGGACCGGGCCACCGATGCGCTCAACGGGAAGCCGCTGCACAAGCGCATAAAATCCCAGGCCTGA